Proteins encoded within one genomic window of Actinoplanes octamycinicus:
- a CDS encoding MazG-like family protein, whose protein sequence is MEIRSAQKLTWENKLAKGFNTSEVPLEFCLLQGEVAEAFDAWRRTRDNLGEELADIAIYVMSLAEMTGVDLQSAVEQKLTKNAKRTYVKDDASGTLVKVEPA, encoded by the coding sequence TTGGAGATCAGGTCCGCCCAGAAGCTGACCTGGGAAAACAAGCTGGCCAAAGGCTTCAACACCAGCGAAGTTCCCCTGGAGTTCTGTCTACTGCAAGGCGAGGTCGCCGAAGCCTTCGACGCCTGGCGCCGCACCCGTGACAACCTCGGCGAAGAACTCGCCGACATCGCCATCTACGTCATGTCACTGGCCGAAATGACCGGCGTCGACCTGCAGTCAGCCGTCGAGCAGAAGCTCACCAAGAACGCCAAACGCACCTACGTCAAGGACGATGCCTCCGGAACGTTGGTCAAAGTCGAGCCGGCATAA
- a CDS encoding carbohydrate ABC transporter permease, whose translation MTTTANRGARGDERRAGWFFVTPIVLILGLFMLLPILMALWTSLTDWNGQGSPFAGDVPFVGLDNYTQLFATDDLARLDFMTSLRNNAYYVLFVVPIQTALALGLALVVNNRLLRGKGFFRTAFYFPSVTSSVAISVVFLFMFANGGAINAVLSAFGVSGPQWFSDSRGVLHLLLGRIGVVDPTAPPSVLTEHGILGLSWWDWASGPSVAMCAIIALVVWTTSGTFMLMFLAALQNVPVQLDEAGMIDGASRWQRFIYITLPQLRPTTFLVMTLGLIGTWQVFDQIYVMSQGNPAKTTLTPAFLSYRTAFRDFDYGSGAAISFVLFLIIVLLTLLQRRVMRERNEPGGRGAGPARRRV comes from the coding sequence GTGACGACCACCGCGAACCGCGGGGCGCGGGGTGACGAACGCCGGGCAGGCTGGTTCTTCGTCACCCCGATCGTCCTCATCCTCGGCCTCTTCATGCTGCTGCCCATCCTCATGGCGCTGTGGACGAGCCTGACCGACTGGAACGGCCAGGGCAGCCCGTTCGCCGGCGACGTGCCGTTCGTCGGCCTGGACAACTACACGCAGCTGTTCGCCACCGACGACCTGGCCCGGCTCGACTTCATGACCAGTCTGCGCAACAACGCCTACTACGTGCTGTTCGTGGTGCCGATCCAGACCGCGCTGGCTCTCGGCCTGGCCCTGGTCGTCAACAACCGGCTGCTGCGCGGCAAGGGCTTCTTCCGTACGGCCTTCTACTTCCCCTCGGTGACCAGCTCGGTCGCGATCAGCGTGGTGTTCCTGTTCATGTTCGCCAACGGCGGCGCGATCAACGCGGTGCTCTCCGCCTTCGGCGTCAGCGGCCCGCAGTGGTTCTCCGACTCGCGCGGCGTGCTGCACCTGCTCCTCGGCCGGATCGGCGTGGTCGATCCGACGGCGCCGCCATCGGTTCTGACCGAGCACGGCATCCTCGGCCTGAGCTGGTGGGACTGGGCCTCCGGCCCGAGCGTGGCGATGTGCGCGATCATCGCGCTCGTCGTCTGGACCACCTCGGGAACCTTCATGCTGATGTTCCTCGCGGCGCTGCAGAACGTCCCGGTTCAGCTCGACGAGGCCGGGATGATCGACGGAGCCAGCCGCTGGCAGCGCTTCATCTACATCACCCTGCCGCAGTTGCGGCCGACCACCTTCCTGGTGATGACGCTCGGCCTGATCGGAACGTGGCAGGTCTTCGACCAGATCTACGTGATGAGCCAGGGCAACCCGGCGAAGACCACGCTCACGCCCGCGTTCCTGTCCTACCGGACCGCGTTCCGCGATTTCGACTACGGCTCCGGCGCGGCGATCTCATTCGTCCTGTTCCTCATCATCGTGCTGCTGACCCTGCTGCAGCGCCGGGTGATGCGCGAGCGCAACGAACCGGGCGGCCGCGGGGCCGGCCCGGCCCGAAGGAGGGTTTGA
- a CDS encoding DUF6928 family protein — MGAKTALLAFTKGDLRSALREAVEADLVEVLALVHEIHPGYDVTPIADGVLGDDTYPPDDTSYATVLAGAELFCDRRLICDRPSQLPARLLQAGNGRRIIMHGMHSVSDWLCFAVWENGSLVRSLSLSPDGGIVENIGEPYDFEQPYWAGERPVGATLSGDPYPLPFHPLELGEGALRALFGFILEGRPDPSDVDPYEVPLRGFRVADPTGQEQAEREAKVKQLLRQMGPPRRYRMKSDGTFEEIRNAEA, encoded by the coding sequence ATGGGCGCGAAGACCGCACTGCTTGCTTTCACCAAGGGCGATCTACGCTCCGCTCTGCGGGAGGCCGTTGAAGCCGACCTCGTCGAAGTCCTTGCGCTGGTGCACGAAATACACCCCGGCTACGACGTGACACCGATCGCCGACGGCGTGCTGGGGGACGACACCTATCCGCCGGATGACACCAGCTACGCGACGGTGCTGGCCGGGGCGGAGTTGTTCTGCGATCGCCGCCTCATCTGCGACCGCCCGTCGCAGCTGCCGGCCCGCCTGCTTCAGGCTGGAAATGGCCGTCGGATCATCATGCACGGGATGCACTCGGTCTCTGATTGGCTGTGCTTCGCGGTGTGGGAGAACGGTTCGCTGGTCCGCTCGCTGAGCCTTTCTCCCGATGGCGGCATCGTGGAGAACATCGGCGAGCCGTATGACTTCGAGCAGCCGTATTGGGCGGGCGAGCGGCCGGTCGGGGCGACGTTGTCAGGAGATCCGTACCCGCTGCCGTTTCATCCGTTGGAGCTGGGTGAGGGGGCCTTGCGCGCGTTGTTCGGCTTCATCTTGGAAGGTCGTCCCGACCCGAGCGATGTCGATCCGTACGAAGTTCCGTTGCGGGGATTCCGCGTCGCTGACCCGACAGGCCAGGAACAGGCGGAGCGCGAGGCCAAGGTGAAGCAGCTACTGCGACAGATGGGACCGCCACGCCGTTACCGCATGAAGTCCGACGGCACGTTCGAGGAGATCCGCAACGCTGAGGCGTGA
- a CDS encoding ADP-ribosylation family protein, protein MTSRDDALGIMTERFPLVAERIQRLWGLRLPRHVAVFAALAASDGGALNEMGISPWGVTDYFRDDGLDRRGRDGLDPRLHARFRCDPAEFVTVMSGGSDGLHYGLWFDDPAELPTVIARNYARDSAETWASTAPTLLRVVREEVDRFLSDYGDEREEAERVTPLIDALGWYAAADEAALRQDGPPRLVSAPRSYLAVSLMPLLPQGSGDPQVAASGSRLDAFQKDPAQAAEWIAQARRQLAAGQPALALAVGSELHWLDLDVHRQAGLDLLLGAYHALGRDALAEIATVHAAHRDLRSVEVLITDGF, encoded by the coding sequence ATGACATCGCGCGATGATGCCCTGGGCATCATGACAGAGCGGTTCCCGCTGGTCGCGGAGAGGATTCAGCGGCTCTGGGGACTGCGACTGCCACGTCATGTCGCGGTATTCGCGGCTCTCGCGGCCAGCGACGGCGGTGCCCTTAACGAGATGGGCATCTCGCCCTGGGGAGTCACCGACTATTTCCGTGACGACGGCCTCGACCGGCGCGGCCGTGACGGGCTCGACCCGCGGTTGCACGCCCGCTTTCGCTGCGACCCGGCCGAATTCGTGACGGTAATGAGCGGTGGCTCCGACGGGCTGCACTATGGGCTCTGGTTCGACGACCCAGCCGAGTTACCCACGGTTATCGCCCGCAACTACGCCCGCGACTCGGCCGAGACCTGGGCGTCTACCGCGCCGACGCTGCTCCGCGTAGTGCGCGAGGAGGTGGACAGGTTCCTGAGCGACTACGGCGATGAGCGGGAGGAAGCCGAGCGCGTCACTCCGCTGATCGATGCCCTCGGGTGGTATGCGGCTGCCGACGAAGCGGCACTACGGCAAGACGGACCGCCCCGCTTGGTGTCGGCGCCACGGTCCTACCTCGCCGTATCTCTGATGCCCCTGTTACCGCAGGGCAGCGGGGACCCGCAGGTAGCCGCATCTGGTTCCCGCCTCGACGCCTTTCAGAAAGATCCGGCCCAGGCCGCTGAGTGGATCGCCCAGGCCCGCCGCCAGCTCGCCGCGGGGCAGCCCGCGCTTGCGCTCGCTGTCGGCAGTGAACTGCACTGGCTTGACCTCGACGTGCACCGGCAGGCCGGCCTGGACCTGCTCCTCGGCGCCTACCATGCGCTCGGCCGTGACGCCTTAGCCGAGATCGCCACGGTCCACGCCGCTCACCGCGACCTCCGCTCGGTCGAGGTGCTGATCACCGATGGATTCTGA
- a CDS encoding carbohydrate ABC transporter permease — protein sequence MAVSTATRTAPAPPAGPTRRAGEGSGRVLASRFAGYTILVFFSLVFLYPFVIQIANSFKTEADAAAHPLSPVPEPFTAESMTRIFEGTAFPTWLGNSVLVTVVVTLSRVLLDSMAGYALSRLRFRGRGPLFAAVIALMAVPPVVLLIPKFLVLNQLGIYNSYAALIVPLMADAAGVFIMKQFFDSVPAGVEEAARIDGAGPFRTYWSVVLPMARPALITLTILSFQGSWNEFPHTLVAVQNPGLFTLPRGLADLVSGSLGAGTQYPLKLGAALLATIPVAIIFVAFQRYFVRDANEGADKG from the coding sequence ATGGCAGTCTCCACCGCCACCCGCACGGCGCCGGCCCCGCCGGCGGGCCCGACCCGGCGGGCCGGCGAGGGCTCCGGGCGCGTGCTGGCCTCGCGGTTCGCGGGGTACACGATCCTCGTCTTCTTCTCGCTGGTCTTCCTCTACCCGTTCGTCATCCAGATCGCGAACTCGTTCAAGACCGAGGCCGACGCGGCCGCGCACCCGCTATCGCCGGTGCCGGAGCCGTTCACCGCCGAGTCGATGACCCGGATCTTCGAGGGCACCGCGTTCCCCACCTGGCTGGGCAACTCGGTGCTGGTCACCGTGGTCGTCACGCTGTCGCGGGTGCTGCTCGACTCGATGGCCGGCTACGCGCTGTCGCGGCTGCGGTTCCGCGGCCGCGGTCCGCTCTTCGCCGCCGTCATCGCGCTCATGGCCGTGCCGCCGGTCGTGCTGCTCATCCCGAAGTTCCTGGTCCTCAACCAGCTCGGCATCTACAACAGCTACGCCGCGCTGATCGTGCCGCTCATGGCGGACGCGGCCGGTGTGTTCATCATGAAGCAGTTCTTCGACTCGGTGCCGGCCGGCGTGGAGGAGGCGGCCCGCATCGACGGCGCGGGCCCGTTCCGGACCTACTGGTCAGTGGTGCTGCCGATGGCCAGACCGGCCCTCATCACGCTGACCATCCTGTCCTTCCAAGGCTCGTGGAACGAGTTCCCGCACACCCTCGTGGCCGTGCAGAACCCCGGGCTGTTCACCCTGCCGCGCGGACTCGCCGACCTGGTCAGCGGCTCGCTCGGGGCCGGCACCCAGTACCCGCTCAAACTCGGCGCGGCACTGCTGGCCACGATCCCCGTCGCGATCATCTTCGTGGCCTTCCAGCGGTACTTCGTCCGGGACGCCAACGAGGGAGCCGACAAGGGTTGA
- a CDS encoding LacI family DNA-binding transcriptional regulator has product MEKVTIDTVARRAGVSRQTVSNVINTPDIVRAETRARVREAITALGYRVNRAARQMRTGRSRLIAVRIEPARDGINGSVLDRFLHGLTDAAAPAGYRVMLYTAADDAEEIATYDDLLTAHDLDGFVLTSTHHGDPRTSWLAARDVPFVTFGRPWGAPETHAWVDVDNAAGTEAATSRLLATGHRRIGFVGWPAGSGVGDARREGWARTLASSGPDAPACLDDLAVATVDGIDTGAAAARDLLTRPVPPTALVCASDSLALGALAAARELGRYCAVVGFDDTAVAQAVGLTSVSQPLAAAAARCMDLLAEILDGGGPATPARALLQPSLVLRQTA; this is encoded by the coding sequence GTGGAAAAGGTTACGATCGACACGGTCGCCCGGCGAGCCGGCGTGTCCCGCCAAACAGTGTCCAATGTGATCAATACGCCCGACATCGTGCGCGCCGAGACCCGTGCGCGGGTGCGCGAGGCGATCACCGCCCTCGGCTACCGGGTCAACCGGGCGGCCCGGCAGATGCGTACCGGCCGTTCCCGGCTGATCGCAGTCCGCATCGAGCCGGCCCGCGACGGCATCAACGGCTCCGTGCTCGACCGCTTCCTGCACGGCCTCACCGATGCCGCGGCACCCGCCGGTTACCGGGTCATGCTTTACACCGCGGCGGACGACGCCGAGGAGATCGCCACCTACGACGACCTCCTCACGGCGCACGACCTGGACGGATTCGTGCTGACCAGCACCCACCACGGCGACCCGCGCACGTCCTGGCTCGCGGCGCGTGACGTGCCGTTCGTGACGTTCGGCCGCCCCTGGGGCGCCCCCGAGACGCACGCCTGGGTCGACGTGGACAACGCGGCCGGCACCGAAGCCGCCACCAGCCGGCTGCTCGCCACCGGGCACCGGCGCATCGGTTTCGTGGGCTGGCCCGCCGGCTCCGGCGTCGGCGACGCCCGCCGCGAGGGCTGGGCCCGCACCCTGGCGTCGTCCGGGCCGGACGCGCCGGCTTGCCTCGACGACCTCGCGGTCGCCACCGTGGACGGCATCGACACCGGCGCGGCAGCCGCTCGTGACCTGCTCACCCGTCCCGTCCCGCCGACGGCCCTGGTCTGCGCCAGCGACTCGCTCGCCCTCGGCGCCCTCGCCGCCGCGCGCGAGCTCGGCCGCTACTGCGCGGTGGTTGGCTTCGACGACACCGCCGTTGCGCAGGCCGTCGGCCTGACCAGCGTCAGTCAGCCGCTCGCCGCCGCCGCCGCCCGCTGTATGGATCTGCTGGCCGAGATCCTCGACGGCGGCGGCCCGGCAACACCGGCACGCGCCCTACTCCAGCCGTCTTTGGTGCTTCGTCAGACGGCCTGA
- a CDS encoding SMI1/KNR4 family protein: MGQLPDVERSWSKIVKWLADNCPDDLVSLQGPASAEQLDVIEHVLGRPLPADQRAWWQLADGTDEGGTAVWLIPVVWTPLSTRDALARYQVMLKFVADEPELAQRRAEPAGSPLSWTWLPEWFPIAHNLGGDYLFLDLRPGPKSGCVGRHRKDEWNYSGPVWLNVKAMLSDVADAMIDGTEIERRRPIVEDGRLNWSLTG; the protein is encoded by the coding sequence ATGGGGCAATTACCGGATGTGGAACGCTCATGGAGCAAGATCGTCAAATGGCTCGCAGACAACTGCCCAGATGATCTTGTGAGCCTTCAGGGTCCCGCTTCCGCTGAGCAGCTCGACGTTATCGAGCATGTCTTGGGAAGGCCGCTGCCGGCTGATCAGCGGGCGTGGTGGCAGCTCGCAGATGGAACTGACGAAGGCGGCACCGCTGTCTGGCTCATACCCGTCGTTTGGACACCGCTCTCCACGAGAGACGCCCTGGCCCGCTACCAAGTTATGTTGAAGTTCGTCGCCGACGAGCCCGAACTCGCTCAACGGCGCGCCGAGCCAGCCGGTTCTCCGCTCTCCTGGACTTGGCTGCCGGAGTGGTTTCCGATAGCCCACAATCTCGGAGGGGACTACCTCTTCCTCGATCTACGTCCCGGACCAAAATCCGGATGCGTGGGAAGGCACCGTAAAGATGAATGGAACTATAGCGGACCGGTCTGGCTGAACGTGAAAGCAATGTTGTCGGACGTTGCTGATGCAATGATAGATGGCACCGAAATTGAGAGAAGGCGCCCCATCGTCGAAGACGGTCGGCTCAACTGGTCGCTGACTGGTTGA
- a CDS encoding glycogen debranching N-terminal domain-containing protein: protein MTLQPLLHDLVPTLAAPTAALSGTDGQIRASGVQGLFHADARVLSTGVLRLDGREPEPIGHAPAGPGATRFVGLARWLGDRTPDPTVRVDRIRRVRPGGLDEEIIISSTASEPVTTEVTVETASDLAPIEVVKSGRAGGATWEREGIAVRIDGDLRRTITIAPGESTVLRWRLTVDDPAAVMRPGTGGAFSRPVVRARDHRLQRLVTQSLDDLTALKLTTTTDEGDTFLGAGVPWYLTLFGRDSLWAARMLLPLGTELAIGTLRALARRQGAKADPETGEAPGKIMHELRRADFALPEQGLRLPAVYYGTIDATPLWISLLHDAWRWGHAPADIVALLPHLEAALDWLAEHADPDGDGFLEYLDTTGRGLANQGWKDSGDAVRFHDGRIAQAPIALAEVQGYAYRAALDGAALLDAFGRPGGDRWRTYAARLADRFRASFWVRDGAYPALALDRDKRPVDALTSNIGHLLGTGLLNADEERRVAAALASEAMSGGYGLRTMSAGDRGFAPLSYHCGSIWAHDTAIVAAGLARAGFAAEAAKLIDGLLTAGEAFGFRIPELYGGDARTEMSRPVPYPASCHPQAWSAAAAVLILQAWMGLEPDVPGGRVLLRPMPDAPAVTGLRIAGHPVDFDGTTLHGLPDGLTIS from the coding sequence ATGACTCTGCAACCGCTGTTGCACGACCTGGTCCCGACGCTGGCGGCGCCGACCGCGGCCCTGTCCGGCACCGACGGCCAGATCCGGGCGAGCGGCGTGCAGGGCCTGTTCCACGCCGACGCGCGGGTGCTCTCGACCGGTGTGCTGCGGCTCGACGGCCGCGAACCCGAGCCGATCGGGCACGCCCCCGCCGGCCCGGGCGCGACCCGATTCGTCGGACTGGCCCGCTGGCTCGGCGACCGCACCCCCGACCCCACCGTGCGGGTCGACCGCATCCGCCGGGTCCGGCCCGGCGGCCTGGACGAGGAGATCATCATCAGCTCGACCGCGAGCGAGCCGGTCACCACCGAGGTCACCGTGGAGACGGCGAGTGACCTGGCGCCGATCGAGGTGGTCAAGTCGGGCCGGGCCGGGGGCGCGACGTGGGAGCGCGAAGGCATCGCGGTGCGCATCGATGGCGACCTGCGCCGCACGATCACGATCGCACCCGGCGAGAGCACAGTGCTGCGCTGGCGGCTGACGGTGGACGACCCCGCGGCGGTGATGCGGCCCGGCACCGGCGGCGCGTTCTCCAGGCCCGTGGTGCGGGCGCGCGACCACCGGCTCCAGCGGCTGGTCACCCAGTCGCTCGACGACCTGACGGCGCTGAAGCTGACCACCACGACCGACGAGGGCGACACGTTCCTCGGCGCCGGTGTGCCGTGGTACCTCACGCTGTTCGGCCGCGACAGCCTGTGGGCGGCGCGCATGCTGCTGCCGCTCGGCACCGAGCTGGCGATCGGCACGCTGCGGGCGCTCGCCCGCCGGCAGGGCGCCAAGGCCGACCCGGAGACCGGCGAGGCCCCTGGCAAGATCATGCACGAACTGCGCCGAGCCGACTTCGCGCTCCCCGAGCAGGGACTGCGGCTGCCGGCCGTCTACTACGGCACGATCGACGCCACCCCGCTCTGGATCAGCCTGCTGCACGACGCGTGGCGCTGGGGCCACGCCCCGGCCGACATCGTGGCGCTGCTGCCGCACCTGGAGGCGGCTCTCGACTGGCTGGCCGAGCACGCCGACCCCGACGGCGACGGCTTCCTGGAATACCTGGACACCACCGGGCGCGGGCTGGCCAACCAGGGCTGGAAGGACTCCGGTGACGCCGTGCGCTTCCACGACGGGCGCATCGCGCAGGCGCCGATCGCGCTGGCCGAGGTGCAGGGGTACGCGTACCGTGCGGCCCTGGACGGCGCCGCCCTGCTCGACGCGTTCGGGCGCCCGGGCGGCGACCGCTGGCGGACGTACGCGGCCCGGCTCGCCGACCGCTTCCGAGCCTCCTTCTGGGTGCGCGACGGCGCGTACCCGGCGCTTGCCCTGGACCGCGACAAGCGGCCGGTCGACGCGCTGACCAGCAACATCGGCCACCTGCTCGGCACCGGTCTGCTGAACGCCGACGAGGAACGCCGGGTCGCCGCCGCGCTGGCGTCCGAGGCGATGTCCGGCGGCTACGGGCTGCGCACGATGTCCGCCGGCGACCGGGGCTTCGCGCCCCTGTCGTACCACTGCGGCTCGATCTGGGCACACGACACCGCGATCGTCGCCGCGGGTCTCGCCCGCGCCGGCTTCGCCGCCGAGGCGGCGAAGCTCATCGACGGCCTGCTCACCGCCGGCGAGGCGTTCGGCTTCCGGATCCCCGAGCTGTACGGCGGCGACGCCCGCACCGAGATGAGCCGGCCGGTGCCCTACCCCGCGTCGTGCCACCCGCAGGCGTGGTCGGCGGCCGCAGCCGTGCTGATCCTGCAGGCGTGGATGGGCCTGGAGCCGGACGTGCCAGGCGGGCGGGTGCTGCTGCGCCCCATGCCGGACGCCCCCGCGGTCACCGGGCTGCGGATCGCCGGACACCCCGTCGACTTCGACGGGACGACACTGCACGGCCTGCCCGACGGCCTGACCATTAGCTGA
- a CDS encoding sugar ABC transporter substrate-binding protein, whose amino-acid sequence MTRDRLRAVALAAFTAGSLVAASACGSGFDDQSADTTQQKSGPADLQIMIGSSGDAETKAVRDAAAKWATASGNKATVTPAQDIVQQLGQALAGSTPPDVFYVDAARFADYASVGALEPYAQDMAGADAFLPNLRQSFTRDGKLYCLPKDTSTLALQINTDLWNKAGLTDADIPTTWAQLTAAAQKLKASGVTPLAIGDTRDRIGAFLVQSGGWWVSADGKQPTADTPQNEQALAYVQKLLKDGLAAYPKALDAGWAGEAFGKGKAAMTIEGNWIKGALKSDFPNIKYTVRELPAGPKGQGTLSFTQCWGIAAKSKFKDQAVKFVEAMTTTDQQMAFATAFGVMPSRQDAQTTYQQQYAEDAAYIAGAKYAQGPVNAPKMDSVLADLDAGLQGLAAGDPKAVLQRFDKNAKTALGG is encoded by the coding sequence ATGACCAGAGACAGACTGCGCGCCGTCGCCTTGGCCGCGTTCACGGCCGGTTCGCTCGTCGCCGCGTCGGCGTGCGGCAGCGGCTTCGACGACCAGAGCGCTGACACCACCCAGCAGAAGAGCGGGCCCGCCGATCTCCAGATCATGATCGGCTCGTCCGGCGACGCGGAGACCAAGGCAGTGCGGGACGCCGCCGCGAAGTGGGCCACCGCCAGCGGCAACAAGGCCACCGTGACCCCGGCGCAGGACATCGTCCAGCAGCTCGGCCAGGCGCTCGCCGGCAGCACCCCGCCGGACGTCTTCTACGTGGACGCCGCCCGGTTCGCCGACTACGCCAGCGTCGGCGCGCTCGAGCCGTACGCGCAGGACATGGCCGGCGCCGACGCCTTCCTGCCCAACCTGCGTCAGTCGTTCACCCGCGACGGCAAGCTGTACTGCCTGCCCAAGGACACCTCGACCCTGGCGCTGCAGATCAACACCGACCTGTGGAACAAGGCCGGCCTGACCGACGCCGACATCCCCACCACCTGGGCCCAGCTCACCGCCGCGGCGCAGAAGCTGAAGGCGTCCGGCGTCACCCCGCTGGCCATCGGTGACACCCGCGACCGGATCGGCGCGTTCCTGGTGCAGAGCGGCGGCTGGTGGGTCAGCGCGGACGGCAAGCAGCCCACCGCCGACACGCCGCAGAACGAGCAGGCGCTGGCGTACGTGCAGAAGCTGCTCAAGGACGGCCTCGCCGCGTACCCCAAGGCGCTTGACGCCGGCTGGGCCGGCGAGGCCTTCGGCAAGGGCAAGGCGGCCATGACCATCGAGGGCAACTGGATCAAAGGCGCACTGAAGAGCGACTTCCCGAACATCAAGTACACGGTCCGGGAGCTGCCGGCCGGCCCGAAAGGCCAGGGCACCCTGTCGTTCACCCAGTGCTGGGGCATCGCGGCGAAGAGCAAGTTCAAGGACCAGGCGGTCAAGTTCGTCGAGGCGATGACCACCACCGATCAGCAGATGGCTTTCGCCACCGCCTTCGGCGTGATGCCGTCGCGGCAGGACGCCCAGACCACCTACCAGCAGCAGTACGCAGAGGATGCCGCCTACATCGCCGGCGCGAAATACGCGCAGGGCCCGGTCAACGCGCCGAAGATGGACAGTGTATTGGCCGATCTCGACGCGGGTCTGCAGGGCCTTGCCGCCGGCGACCCGAAGGCGGTCCTGCAGCGCTTCGACAAGAACGCCAAGACCGCCCTCGGCGGCTGA
- a CDS encoding DNA-binding protein, whose protein sequence is MAAAEITKRLGVSRQRVQQLACREDFPQPYAQLSLGRIWLAPEVELWILHHWRPRARCSVPKP, encoded by the coding sequence ATGGCCGCAGCGGAGATCACCAAGCGGCTCGGAGTCAGCCGGCAGCGGGTGCAGCAGCTGGCATGCCGCGAAGACTTCCCGCAGCCGTACGCGCAGTTGAGCCTCGGCCGGATCTGGCTGGCCCCAGAGGTGGAGCTGTGGATCCTGCACCATTGGAGACCACGAGCCAGGTGTTCGGTGCCGAAACCGTGA
- a CDS encoding phosphotransferase enzyme family protein — protein MFVEERTRPILDEVCLILDRSPAEAVLLRHHTNAVYAVGDVVVKISPLSVPLERVRRVVDLVAWLQARDFLTVALHPGISQPIEVDGHAVTLWRRLDASVAQPITTGELGQLLRQLHALPLPPAGVPTVLDPINGIRRSVDASAILAPADQELLAHRLGELAPVWAAAMPWDSGLIQSDPQVRNALRRDDGIPVLADWDSASDGPRMWDVATVAVHCRRFGSHDFDDFVTAYGRDPRGWDRFEDLCRLRELQMIATNARKSAPGSPAAAEVARRIAGLRADPHAVMTWNIL, from the coding sequence ATGTTCGTCGAGGAGCGGACCCGGCCGATACTCGACGAGGTCTGCCTCATCCTGGATCGTTCCCCGGCAGAGGCCGTCCTGCTGCGTCACCACACGAACGCGGTCTACGCGGTGGGTGACGTGGTGGTCAAGATCAGCCCGTTGTCGGTCCCGCTCGAACGGGTGCGGCGGGTCGTCGACCTCGTCGCCTGGCTGCAGGCGCGCGACTTCCTGACCGTGGCCCTTCACCCTGGCATCTCGCAGCCGATCGAGGTCGACGGTCATGCCGTCACCTTGTGGCGACGCCTCGACGCGTCCGTTGCCCAGCCGATCACCACCGGCGAGCTCGGGCAGCTGCTACGGCAGTTACACGCCCTGCCACTGCCGCCGGCGGGCGTGCCCACCGTCCTCGACCCGATCAACGGAATCCGGCGCTCCGTCGATGCCTCGGCAATCCTCGCCCCGGCCGACCAAGAATTGCTGGCCCACCGCCTCGGCGAACTGGCCCCGGTCTGGGCGGCCGCTATGCCGTGGGACAGCGGCCTCATCCAGTCCGACCCGCAGGTCCGCAACGCCCTGCGCCGCGACGACGGCATCCCGGTGCTGGCCGACTGGGACAGCGCCTCCGACGGCCCCCGTATGTGGGACGTCGCGACCGTTGCGGTGCACTGCCGCCGGTTCGGCAGCCACGACTTCGACGACTTCGTCACCGCCTACGGACGCGATCCCCGCGGCTGGGACCGCTTCGAGGACCTCTGTCGGCTCCGTGAGCTCCAGATGATCGCCACTAACGCCCGCAAGTCGGCACCCGGCAGCCCAGCTGCCGCCGAGGTCGCCCGCCGCATCGCCGGTCTGCGCGCGGACCCGCACGCCGTGATGACATGGAACATCCTCTGA